In Thermodesulforhabdus norvegica, a single window of DNA contains:
- a CDS encoding RluA family pseudouridine synthase — protein sequence MFRVIYEDENIIAVDKPPGVAVIPERKPDGSDIITELRRVRGPSVYAVHRLDKPVSGVLLVAKNRLFHRYLNKLFEERKVHKHYIAVVHGRVDQKRGTISAPIRRFGSGRMGVDFNRGKRSVTHFKVLAYGRECTMMALFPTTGRPHQLRVHLYHIGHPVVGDKMYGERATALIHDRTYLHCMRLKLPKPQGQDFYSFKSSVPPEFRAILRYL from the coding sequence ATGTTTCGAGTTATATATGAAGACGAAAACATCATTGCCGTTGATAAACCTCCGGGGGTTGCCGTTATTCCCGAAAGGAAACCCGACGGATCGGATATCATCACAGAACTTCGCAGGGTGCGAGGTCCTTCCGTGTACGCTGTCCATCGCCTCGACAAGCCCGTAAGCGGGGTACTTCTGGTTGCAAAGAACCGGCTCTTTCATCGGTACCTTAATAAACTATTTGAGGAGAGAAAAGTCCATAAGCATTACATCGCCGTTGTTCACGGCCGTGTCGATCAAAAAAGAGGAACCATTTCTGCTCCCATAAGACGCTTTGGCTCGGGCAGAATGGGTGTGGACTTTAACAGAGGTAAACGAAGCGTTACCCATTTCAAAGTACTGGCCTACGGAAGGGAATGTACGATGATGGCGCTTTTTCCGACAACCGGTCGCCCTCATCAGCTAAGAGTCCACCTCTACCACATAGGCCATCCCGTAGTAGGCGACAAAATGTATGGAGAAAGAGCGACCGCTTTAATCCACGATAGAACCTATCTTCACTGCATGAGACTGAAACTGCCAAAACCTCAGGGGCAGGATTTTTATTCTTTTAAATCTTCCGTTCCCCCTGAGTTCCGTGCTATTTTACGGTATCTATAG
- a CDS encoding CvpA family protein yields MENITGFIGSLSQFNALDYILLVISVFFLVRGIVKGGAVVVLGSLGFILGLWLGLTYYIPFGKMISEVVPSWKHTGILAFLIIFFLTWFAIGAVGHWLAGLLKKSGLGAVDRVLGAFVGLIIALIVQSLVVATFALFLPRGHTIIKESVLARYSLQGVALIYSCLPEGVKEELESRRHVLQDYWKGRRRGEAPDRTSDVERGKI; encoded by the coding sequence ATGGAGAATATCACAGGATTTATAGGAAGCCTAAGTCAATTTAACGCTCTCGACTACATTTTGCTGGTGATCTCTGTTTTCTTTCTGGTAAGAGGAATCGTAAAAGGCGGTGCCGTTGTGGTTTTGGGCTCTCTGGGCTTTATTCTGGGACTCTGGCTTGGATTGACCTACTACATTCCCTTTGGAAAGATGATCTCCGAAGTCGTGCCGTCCTGGAAGCATACCGGGATTCTTGCTTTTCTTATAATTTTTTTCCTTACCTGGTTTGCCATAGGGGCCGTTGGGCACTGGCTGGCCGGGCTGCTGAAGAAAAGCGGACTCGGGGCTGTTGACAGGGTTCTGGGAGCCTTTGTCGGATTGATCATTGCCCTTATCGTTCAGTCTCTCGTGGTTGCAACCTTTGCACTTTTTCTGCCCAGAGGTCATACGATTATTAAGGAGTCTGTACTTGCAAGGTATAGTCTCCAGGGCGTGGCCCTTATTTACTCTTGCCTTCCCGAGGGTGTAAAAGAAGAACTGGAAAGTCGCCGTCATGTGCTTCAGGATTACTGGAAAGGGCGAAGACGGGGCGAGGCGCCCGACCGAACTTCTGATGTAGAGAGGGGAAAAATATGA
- a CDS encoding MazG family protein, producing the protein MIDASACVRQLWEIIDRLRGENGCPWDRQQTPDTVKEYIIEEAHEAVAAVRSGDVEEIKEELGDILFMVLFMVHLYQEQGDFTLGDVCEAVKAKMIRRHPHVFGTVQVNSAEDVKDNWQKIKKSEKKHKSTGIPPTLPALLRAYRMLSRGLLPESRLTEEEVRRELLRIADGRPASKPLLADELARLLILLVQCGRLYDIKAEDALHKVLDLYS; encoded by the coding sequence ATGATTGACGCTTCTGCCTGTGTTCGGCAGCTCTGGGAGATCATAGATCGGCTCCGTGGAGAAAATGGATGTCCCTGGGACAGACAGCAAACTCCTGACACTGTGAAGGAATATATAATCGAAGAAGCTCATGAAGCCGTTGCGGCGGTCAGATCCGGAGACGTTGAGGAAATCAAGGAGGAGCTGGGCGACATTCTTTTTATGGTGCTTTTCATGGTCCATCTGTATCAAGAACAGGGAGACTTTACACTTGGGGATGTCTGCGAAGCCGTAAAGGCCAAAATGATAAGAAGGCATCCTCATGTTTTCGGGACGGTTCAGGTTAATTCGGCCGAAGATGTTAAGGACAACTGGCAAAAGATCAAAAAATCGGAGAAAAAGCATAAAAGCACGGGAATACCGCCCACCCTTCCGGCCCTTCTGAGAGCATACAGGATGCTTTCCAGGGGGCTTTTGCCGGAGAGCAGGTTAACCGAAGAAGAGGTCAGGAGGGAGTTGCTCCGCATTGCAGATGGCCGACCTGCTTCGAAGCCTCTCCTGGCCGATGAATTAGCCCGTTTACTGATATTGCTCGTTCAATGTGGGAGGCTTTACGACATCAAAGCTGAAGATGCTCTTCATAAAGTTCTGGATTTGTATTCCTAA